In Amycolatopsis coloradensis, one genomic interval encodes:
- a CDS encoding cystathionine gamma-synthase, whose product MADDYSLLGFETRAIHAGQTPDPRTGAVIVPIYQTSTYAQDGVGGTREGDYEYSRTANPTRTALEVALAALEGARHGLAYASGMAASDVLLRATLRPGDHLVLGNDAYGGTFRLIDKVLSLWGVEHTVADLGNIDEVRAAIRPETKLIWCESPTNPMLGIADIAALAEVAHGAGARLVVDNTFATPYLQNPLSLGADVVLHSTTKYLGGHSDVVGGAILTNEDELREQLFYLRNAAGAVPGPFDAWLTLRGVKTLALRMERHSDNAELIARMLLKHPKVDRVYYPGLPEHPGHEVASKQMRRFGGMISFTHIDGEQAALDVASKTKLFILAESLGGIESLIEHPGRMTHASTAGSTLEVPDNLLRLSVGIEDGSDLVDDLAKALG is encoded by the coding sequence ATGGCCGACGATTACTCTCTGCTGGGCTTCGAGACGCGCGCGATCCACGCCGGGCAGACCCCTGATCCCCGGACCGGCGCGGTCATCGTGCCGATCTATCAGACCTCGACTTACGCGCAGGACGGCGTCGGCGGCACGCGCGAAGGCGACTACGAGTACTCCCGCACCGCGAACCCGACGCGCACCGCGCTGGAGGTCGCGCTGGCGGCGCTCGAAGGCGCGCGGCACGGTCTGGCCTACGCGTCGGGTATGGCGGCCAGTGACGTCCTGCTGCGGGCGACCCTCCGGCCCGGAGACCACCTCGTGCTCGGCAACGACGCGTACGGCGGCACGTTCCGGCTGATCGACAAGGTGCTCAGCCTGTGGGGCGTCGAGCACACGGTCGCCGACCTGGGGAACATCGACGAGGTCCGCGCGGCGATCCGGCCGGAGACGAAGCTGATCTGGTGCGAGTCGCCGACGAACCCCATGCTGGGGATCGCCGACATCGCCGCGTTGGCCGAGGTCGCGCACGGCGCCGGCGCCCGCCTGGTCGTCGACAACACCTTCGCCACCCCGTACCTGCAGAACCCGCTTTCGCTGGGCGCCGACGTCGTCCTGCACTCGACGACCAAGTACCTCGGCGGGCACTCCGACGTCGTCGGTGGTGCGATCCTGACGAACGAGGACGAGTTGCGCGAGCAGCTGTTCTACCTGCGCAACGCGGCGGGCGCGGTACCCGGCCCGTTCGACGCGTGGCTGACCCTGCGCGGGGTCAAGACGCTCGCGCTGCGGATGGAGCGGCACAGTGACAACGCCGAACTGATCGCCCGGATGCTGCTGAAGCACCCGAAGGTCGATCGTGTCTACTACCCGGGCCTGCCGGAGCACCCTGGCCACGAGGTCGCTTCGAAGCAGATGCGCCGCTTCGGCGGGATGATCTCGTTCACCCACATCGACGGCGAGCAGGCCGCGCTCGACGTCGCGTCGAAAACGAAGCTGTTCATCCTCGCCGAGTCGCTGGGCGGGATCGAATCGCTCATCGAGCACCCGGGGCGGATGACCCACGCGAGCACCGCCGGGTCGACCCTGGAGGTGCCGGACAATCTGCTGCGGCTGTCCGTCGGCATCGAGGACGGCAGCGACCTGGTCGACGATCTGGCCAAGGCCCTGGGCTGA
- a CDS encoding ferredoxin: MTTPPGPLSPEQQQQIVAQIGNGLASMAPPGWRRLRTEHRAVGRHLETDVLITGPDGTTQPIAAPPELVQLLGTLRAGMYQPGQGTWLAATLTFDAAQGTSVDFMLDQEPAWRRTPPPIGFQDELRFFPRTDQYIPPWLRQRAGLAPALVATPPADAPEALRSPRVHDGLDESGRPVVNREPLSPAERDRVLQYLDGAPVVLASRSYDADAFDPDREPLVPLNFRTDGRWYWPGAVAYYLREHDVAPDPELLGHIRALRFTLPEVGEPERELAVAAITGPPST, translated from the coding sequence ATGACCACGCCACCCGGACCGCTGAGCCCGGAACAGCAACAGCAGATCGTCGCCCAGATCGGCAACGGTCTCGCGTCGATGGCCCCGCCCGGCTGGCGACGGCTGCGGACCGAGCACCGGGCCGTCGGGAGGCACCTCGAGACCGACGTGCTCATCACCGGACCGGACGGAACGACGCAGCCGATCGCGGCACCGCCGGAACTGGTCCAGCTCCTCGGCACGCTGCGGGCCGGGATGTACCAGCCCGGCCAGGGCACCTGGCTGGCCGCGACGCTGACCTTCGACGCCGCTCAAGGCACCTCCGTCGATTTCATGCTCGACCAGGAGCCCGCCTGGCGTCGCACTCCGCCGCCGATCGGCTTCCAGGACGAACTCCGGTTCTTCCCGCGGACCGACCAGTACATCCCGCCGTGGCTGCGACAGCGGGCAGGCCTGGCACCGGCGCTGGTGGCCACCCCGCCGGCGGACGCACCGGAAGCCTTGCGGTCTCCACGGGTCCATGACGGTCTCGACGAGTCGGGCCGCCCGGTGGTGAACCGTGAGCCGCTGTCCCCGGCCGAGCGGGACCGGGTGCTGCAGTACCTCGACGGCGCGCCGGTCGTGCTGGCGTCGCGGTCCTACGACGCCGACGCCTTCGACCCCGACAGGGAGCCGTTGGTGCCGCTGAACTTCCGCACGGACGGCCGGTGGTACTGGCCGGGCGCGGTCGCCTACTACCTGCGCGAGCACGACGTCGCTCCCGATCCCGAACTCCTCGGTCACATCCGGGCGTTGCGGTTCACCCTGCCCGAGGTCGGCGAGCCCGAACGGGAACTCGCGGTCGCCGCGATCACCGGTCCGCCGTCCACTTAG